The following DNA comes from Candidatus Flexicrinis proximus.
ATGAGGGTCTGACGGCGCGATCCTCGTGATAAAATGAAGCGATCACCCGCCGAAAACATAAGGAAAATGGCGTGAGTCATCGTACCTTCTATTTGATTCGCCACGGCCAAACCGACTGGAACCTGATCTATCGCTGGCAGGGACATACCGATATCCCGCTCAACAATGAGGGCCGCGAACAGGCCCGCCGCCTTGGCCTTCACCTGCGCCATGTGCCCTTCGACCGTGCCATCAGCAGCGACAGCGGCCGCGCAATTGAAACCGCCACGCTCGCCCTGGCAGGCCGTCCCATCCCCATCGAACGCGAACCCGACCTGCGTGAGTTCAACGCCGGCACCTTCGAAGGCCTCACCTGGGACGAAATCAAATCGCAGGACCCCGAAGCCGTCGTCGGCATGAATAACGACTGGTTTGGCTTCGTTTTCCCGGGTGGCGAATCCCGCGGCGCGATGCAGTCGCGCGCCCTTGCCGCCTTTAAGCGCATCCTCTCCGACGGCCACGGCCAGCACGTCCTGATCGCCTCGCATGGCATGACCGTTCGCGGGCTGCTGCACGGCCTGTTTCCGGAGACCATCTCGCACCCGATGAGCATCAAAGCTGTCGAAAACACCAGCGTCTCGGTCATCCGGCAGACCCCGGACGGACTCGTGCTTGTCCAGATGCCCGACACCGCGCACCTGCACGCCGCCGCGGACTGATCCGGCTCCAGACACAAAAAAGAGCGCAGGTCTCCCCGCGCTCTATTCCTTTATGGCGTTCTTAGGCGTGTGTTTTGCACGTTCGTCCCCAAACCCCCGCAGGCGTTCGCACTCTCCTGCACCGCTCACAGCCACTTGAACGGGCAAGCCCGTTCAAGTGGCTGATAAGGGGTCGAGGGGCGCAAGTCCCTCGCGGAGGCGTGGAGGCAGCGCCTCCACCATCGAGAACTTACACGCCTTAGTTGTTTCCGCGGAACTGCTCCGGCGCGCTCGGCGGCGGCAGCAGGCTGTCGCCGCTGCGGGTGCCCACATCGTTCAGCGACAGGCTGACCTGGTCGACAAACACCTTGCCGGCCGTGGTCTTGTTGCTGATCTTGACGATCAGCCGCGTCGGTGTGCCGGTCAGCAGATATTCCTCGCTCATCACCACGAACGTCGCGCTGGTCGTCTGGAAGCTGATCAGCGGCTTGTCCTTGATCGTCCCGTATTTCACCACTACCCGCATGACCGCGTGTGGCAGAGCCGCGCTGGACTTGAAGGCTGCGCTCAGGTACAGCGTATCTCCTGCCGTCAGGGCGCTCAGGTTGGTGACCCGCTGTTTGAAGATGCTTGCTTCGCCCATGCTCCCCTTGAAGCGCAGCGAACAAAGTCCGTTGAAGGCGTTGGCCGGGACATTGCACTTACGGTTATCGCCGGTCAGGTTGACGCCGTTCCAACTGCCGGCCAGCGCCAGTTCGAACGAGCCGTTGTTCAGCAGTTCGCCGCAGGCATTGGTCGTAACCGACGCGATGTTGCTGCTGGCGGTCCCGACAACGTTGGTGACATCCAGCCGGTACTGGTAGGCTGTGCCGCACAGCAGGCCGGTGTCGTCATAGGTGATGTCGCCGGTGTCGGGCGTGGCGATCGGGTCAAAGGTTACGCCGGCATCGTCTGAGCGGAAGAGCGCGAGGGTGTCTGCCACCGTCGTGGTGTCCGTCCAGGTGAGCGTGGTCTTGGTCATGCCGGTCGCGACGGCGGCCAGATCGGTGGGCGCGGTAACGGTGGCCGGGTCGTTGTTCATCGTGAACGTCGTGAAGATCGTCCCGACGGATACCACCACTTCGAACTCGCCGACTTCGCCGTCAGCCGTCGCCAGGATGCTGGCCTGGCCGTTGGTATCGGTCACATCCTGACCGTCCGCCGGCGTGAATGTCGCAGAGGCCTGCCGCGTCAGCACTGAGAATTGGACGGTGACGCCTTCGATCGGGTTGTCGTTGGCGTCGGTCACCATGACGACCAGCGGATTGGCAAACGGGCTGTTGATCTCCGCGCTCTGGTTGTCGCCGCTGACCTTGACGATCTTGAACGGCGGCGTGAGGGTCTCGCAGGCAGCGCCCGGAGCCGACGAGATCAGCCACGGCGAGAACGTAACGCCAGCGCTGACGGTATCGCCGTCACCGCTGCCCACGCCGCTGGGGCCGGTGAAGCTGCCCC
Coding sequences within:
- a CDS encoding histidine phosphatase family protein, coding for MSHRTFYLIRHGQTDWNLIYRWQGHTDIPLNNEGREQARRLGLHLRHVPFDRAISSDSGRAIETATLALAGRPIPIEREPDLREFNAGTFEGLTWDEIKSQDPEAVVGMNNDWFGFVFPGGESRGAMQSRALAAFKRILSDGHGQHVLIASHGMTVRGLLHGLFPETISHPMSIKAVENTSVSVIRQTPDGLVLVQMPDTAHLHAAAD